The genomic window CGGTGGCGCACTTGACAACGGAGAGATGGAGCTTGCGCACGGTGTTAGCACAGGGGTCGCTGTTGCGGGGGTGTTGCCCGCAGGCATCTTCGCCGCTCCAGTCGCTTTCGTTGCACGCAGCGTCTCAGACTCGAGCCTCAGCGCAATCTCCTCCCACGGCAGCGTCATGAGGCGTTTGAAGAAGCCGGTCTCTTGCTTCAGtgtcggcgccggcggcagaTAGCGTCCGTAGCCGCGGAAGGTGCATGGCGTAAAGTGGTAGCGTGGACCGCAGAAGCAGGGGTGCTTGCGCACCCCACTCGCTTTCGAGGCACCCAGATTCGCCTCCACAAAGAAGTGACCGACCACGCCGCTGCTAGCGCCGAGGAAGTACAGATGCAGCACGTTCTCTATCTcgaccagcagcacctgcacatTCTCCTCGCCAGCAAAGTCAAGAGTGGCGTACGACTGCATCATCGGCTTGGCCGTTCTGCTGTCCAAGATGTTCACCCACCGCCAGCCGTTTGCATCGCGCGTTACCACGATCagcgcgccgcggccgtgGTAGACACTAAAGTGCTCGAGACGGCGCGCAGGGTCGAGCCTGCACGTGGCAACCGGCACCGCGTCTGCCGCCGTGAccttcgccgctgtcgaGATCAGCGATGCAGTCGCGGGAAAGAAAGCAGAGAGTTGCACCACAGCAATCTCATGTGCGCCAACAAATGCAATGGCTGGGGCGACGTGGTCGTTGGCGGAGTCGTCGCGGCTGATCTCGTAGTCGCGCATTTCGCCTGCATCCGTGTCGTACGTGAGGTTGGCCTTTCCTGGTGTCCACGTTGTCTTGACGTGCACGATGCTGCCCAGAAGTGCGCTGTTTCCCGTCGCCACAGCCGCACCGCCCACCGTAATCGCCCACTCCAGAGACGAACCCGAGACCTCGAAGCGGACCAGAAGCAGCTTTGTAGCACTCGTTGCTTGCGGCAGTGCCACCCAGTTGACCTCAGCGCTCTGGCGGTAGCACCATGCCTGTGGGGCGCAGTCCGCGACGCCAAACGCAAGCGACATCGACATCAGAGCAGCGCCAAGTGCGTCGCAGCACGTAAGGCTGCCGTACTCCCCAGCATTCTGCACGGGTGACGAAATAGAAAGTGCGACTTCGAACATCTTGATATCACCCGACAGGttcggcagcagtggctgcgccgctgcagtgacCATGAGGCGCGTAGCGAACGTGGCGTACGCGGGATGTGCGTAGGTGATTAGGCGCATCTCGCTCAAGTTCCACAGCAAGAATCCTTTGCCGTCCATGAAGAGGCACGCGAGGCAGAGCAAGCCCGTCTTGTTGTTGCACATTGCGGTCTGGCTGGCCATCCAGAAGGCGTCAAGCGAGGCGATGGTTGACCCGACCGGGAGCAGCCCGACGGGGACTTGAAGTATGAAAGGCCGACCATTGTCATCCTTGCCCGAGAGGTCGACAAGTGCAACCGATGaatcctccagcagcagcaacacgcacTTGCCATCCTTGTAAACAGACACATTGTCCGTCACGGTGGACGGCTCCAGACGTGCATTAACAATTaccgcctgctgcaccatcCGCTTTCCAGGCACGCCGTGCCCGTCCAGCTGAAGTGCCGCCCGGTCCAGGTTGAGGACCAGCGAGCCGGCGTTACGACGAATGTCGTATTTCATGATCATGATGATGGACTCGGTGCTGAACACGCGCAAAATTATCTCCGTCGGCAGAAACACTGTGTGCAACGAGGGTAATGCCGCCTCCAACACTAACCCATCGGCATCCTGGCCGATCGCCAAAGTTGACCACGGCACGCAGTTCGCCAAGGCTTGCGAATTGACGCTGAAGACCTCGTTGGACTGCGGCGACAGGCAGAccgcctgcgctgcatcCGTGACGGTCACCATAACGCTCTGCCGCCAGAGATGTGCTACATTCGAGCCAGCCActtccttcgcctccacatcaggcagtgcgtggcgcaggagcgtgtcgccaccgcgcagcagcttctcccACGTTGAGGTCACCGCCGTTCGCTGTATTTCCTCGGCGAGCGAGCGTATCTGGTTCTCGGGAAGGTGCAGTAGCAGCGCTCGGGGATACCACGGCGCCTGCGGGCTaagctcgcgcagctcacgGATGCTTTCGATACCACCAGTCTGACGGTTGCGCTTTGCCAGAATCGGCCGCAAGCCATCCTCGCTGGTCACAAACAGTGCTTCCAGGTCAACGTCTGCTAGCCCACTAGTCCAGTAGTTCGACAGCACGCACGGCTCCACATGAAAGACGTTAAAGTAGTTCTCCACTGTGTTCGCGCCGGCGTCGATGCCGTTGCCGCCTGACCCAGTCGCGGACCCCTTCGTACGCGCAGCCTCCACACCGTGCTGTGCCGTGTACGCGTTCAGGTGCGCGATGACAGCGTCCTGGCGCATCACCTGCTTGTCATCAAGCCGGATAACCACCTCGAGGATGTCGCGCTGGCCGTGCAGTAGCATGTACATCTGACTGTGCTTGTCGTTGGTGGTGTAGAAACTGTCGAGGGAAGTGCGGGCCATATTCAGACCAACACGATACTCGTTGTACGAGAAGGCGTCGGCGAGTCCGGCGCTCGGGGCGTCTGGCACGCCTTGCGAAATTTGCTGAGAGAGATCAACGACCCAGTAGAGCTCGGCCACCTTGTCACGCCGCTTCTTGCTCTCGTTCCACAGGAGGATCTTGGTGCAGTGCATggtgacagcagcgacgtacACACCACCAGGCGTCACGCGACATGCGGCCAAATGGCCGTCCGGTTGTCCAACGATGCTGTGGGCATCGAAGAAGCAGCTCACACGACCCTCATCAATGTACCACTTGCATACACCAGGAACCCCTCCCACCACACCGATGAGTGCGTTCGGGTTGTTCGGGTACGAGTCCATCGAGATCAGAGAGCCCGTGATGAAGAACTTGTCGCGGCTGGCGACGCTCGTGTCAAGGATGGGGCCAGTCACGTTCTTGCAGAAGGGTAGGCATAGGCCGAGCACGTTCGTCTCCGTCACGgcccaccgcagctgcggccgctCATCGGGGTTGTCAGAGACCGGATCGAGCCGGAAGTAGGAGACGCTCCCGTCCTTGCGTCCCACCGCGCCGCACGTCAAGCCTTGTGCGACATGCAGGCAGGTAAACGGGGCACCAGGTTCCATGCACCGCAACATGCTGTCTCCGCTCCCATTCACGCCGGTGCTGTAGTCCAGGCACAAGAGTGTCTCTGACGAGAGCACCAGAAAGCTGGTTGTGCCGGAGTACACAAAGGCGTCTAGCCAGTGCACCCCACACGGCAGAGGTAGCAGCTCGCGGCACATTTCCTTGCCAAGCACGAGGACGTTCGCGTCGTCGCCGATGCACACGAGCACGCCGAGAATGGCGTCGTACTTGCAGATGTGGTAGTCTGACATAACCACTGTGCTCTTGCCGCCCACccgaaagggaaaaaggacACCACTGTCGGCGCCTTTGGCTTTCTGCGTCTGCGAGAACATTGTGCCTCACAGGTGATGGGGAGGGCCGACTATGATGACGTGTATGTGTAGTCGAACTTGGGTGTATGCGCGGTGTATAGAagggcaaaggaaaacacgGTGCGAGTTGCAGAAAAAGGTAGGCAGAGAGTCAAGATCtccactcacacacgcacacgtacagcGCCCCgaagcaaaaaagagaggccgagtgacaacaacagaaaagtggccaaacaaacaaataaaaacgcgcacacgcacgttgTTTACTGACTTACACTCCTGCACCCGGGGCGCACCAGgcgggaagaggaaaacaaaggtACAGACAGGCAGGCGGAGACACGGTCGACCAGTAGTGGGACAAAACACCGCcgcacaaagaagaaaaaaaaaagcaaacgcacacacacacgacccACACAAGAtcgaagaggagaagagaggagggagggggggagaggaggtgctgtcGTGGTAGTGCTGGTTGTGGAGGAGATGAGGAGCCAAGACCCCTGtagagcaaaagaaaagggaacaaaaaagaaagaaaatcacgcacacacacacgagcggGCACAAGTCCGGCTCGTGTTCTTCAGTGATGTGCAGATACGCACACTGTTGTCTTGAAAACAGAAGCCACAGCTACAACGATgagcgaaggaagagagagagagatacgaggagatggggggggggggggggggggggggtagcaACACCATGGGCAacggtggggagggggcgatgTGCATAATGTATCGCTGTGCAGAGATGATCGCACGCGGTCATGTGGACgagtggagaaggagggaacGTGGAGATGAAGGAGTCGCATGTTTACGagcgcaaaggagaaagaggagaggcgcaagagatgatgatgatgctgctgcgcgagaaacagagggggagagggggcggctTGAAGGGGCACAACGGCACGCGCAGCTACACCAACGGACCAAAGATTGTGTATGGACGCCACTTGTCGCAAGAGCAGGCGGGGTCACTTTCGAGAACCCTCGTCAAGAGACACAACTACTGCCCCACTTGGCTGAATGGGGGAGATAAATGGACACAATTGAAAGAAACGCAACTGAACAATGTAGCCCTTCAATGCAGTGAcaaggaaggagagcaggAGCAAGGAAAAGACACcaggagagaaacagagacaGCAAGCGAGCTGTGCAAAAAAtatacacatacaccacATATACGCACATACACCGCGTTGGGTCTTTGTATTCAGTCGAGACAGAGATATCTCCTGGCAGCGAGGGGacggggaagagagaagaacgaagGCGCACCGTGGCCACGTCATGCTTCTATCTAACCTCCTCCCAatccttcccccccccctctcctccaacCTTTCGGATCGCGTCCTCAGGGTGCCATAGAGAAGCCGGTGTAGAGCGTGCAGTGGTAgccacaagcagcagcgcagaaaAAGATGCAGTGCATTTGGCCAACGCGCCTGATACGGTACCGCTCGGCAGAGTGCTTCGCTTACATCAGGAACCTCTGCTACTCCAtcgaggagatggagaagagccGCGCGTCGCCACCGTTTGAATCGTCTGATCCTatggccaccgccaccgctggcaACTCCTCCTCACAGACTCGAATGAGATCCCTGTGCCGCTCAACTCAGATAGGTATCTCCTCCTTTGTTTTCAAATATTTCACGCG from Leishmania panamensis strain MHOM/PA/94/PSC-1 chromosome 32 sequence includes these protein-coding regions:
- a CDS encoding R-SNARE protein, putative (TriTrypDB/GeneDB-style sysID: LpmP.32.2290); translated protein: MFSQTQKAKGADSGVLFPFRVGGKSTVVMSDYHICKYDAILGVLVCIGDDANVLVLGKEMCRELLPLPCGVHWLDAFVYSGTTSFLVLSSETLLCLDYSTGVNGSGDSMLRCMEPGAPFTCLHVAQGLTCGAVGRKDGSVSYFRLDPVSDNPDERPQLRWAVTETNVLGLCLPFCKNVTGPILDTSVASRDKFFITGSLISMDSYPNNPNALIGVVGGVPGVCKWYIDEGRVSCFFDAHSIVGQPDGHLAACRVTPGGVYVAAVTMHCTKILLWNESKKRRDKVAELYWVVDLSQQISQGVPDAPSAGLADAFSYNEYRVGLNMARTSLDSFYTTNDKHSQMYMLLHGQRDILEVVIRLDDKQVMRQDAVIAHLNAYTAQHGVEAARTKGSATGSGGNGIDAGANTVENYFNVFHVEPCVLSNYWTSGLADVDLEALFVTSEDGLRPILAKRNRQTGGIESIRELRELSPQAPWYPRALLLHLPENQIRSLAEEIQRTAVTSTWEKLLRGGDTLLRHALPDVEAKEVAGSNVAHLWRQSVMVTVTDAAQAVCLSPQSNEVFSVNSQALANCVPWSTLAIGQDADGLVLEAALPSLHTVFLPTEIILRVFSTESIIMIMKYDIRRNAGSLVLNLDRAALQLDGHGVPGKRMVQQAVIVNARLEPSTVTDNVSVYKDGKCVLLLLEDSSVALVDLSGKDDNGRPFILQVPVGLLPVGSTIASLDAFWMASQTAMCNNKTGLLCLACLFMDGKGFLLWNLSEMRLITYAHPAYATFATRLMVTAAAQPLLPNLSGDIKMFEVALSISSPVQNAGEYGSLTCCDALGAALMSMSLAFGVADCAPQAWCYRQSAEVNWVALPQATSATKLLLVRFEVSGSSLEWAITVGGAAVATGNSALLGSIVHVKTTWTPGKANLTYDTDAGEMRDYEISRDDSANDHVAPAIAFVGAHEIAVVQLSAFFPATASLISTAAKVTAADAVPVATCRLDPARRLEHFSVYHGRGALIVVTRDANGWRWVNILDSRTAKPMMQSYATLDFAGEENVQVLLVEIENVLHLYFLGASSGVVGHFFVEANLGASKASGVRKHPCFCGPRYHFTPCTFRGYGRYLPPAPTLKQETGFFKRLMTLPWEEIALRLESETLRATKATGAAKMPAGNTPATATPVLTPCASSISPLSSAPPVAKPDPKREQQEPLGCANRGGGAALSTQGLTSARQPGALAPTAAASAPTSSEPPRGRYAQLKAIAERENVSLTEARRMMSENVRKLQQRGERLSEMQNKSAELAQAALTFQDLARQLKEKQRSSWL